The Spirosoma sp. SC4-14 DNA window CCACATGAAGCCAACTGTTAGTCAGGGATCGTATGAAGCCGTTCCGGGTCTTGGCGACAAAGCCGTGTGGAACCCTACTACTGGTGCTATGCACGTTTTGTACATAAATCACATCATTAACGTAACGGTCGAAACGAAAGGAAAGGCAGAAGTTCGTAAGGAACAGGCACAAAGTATGGCCGAAGTTCTTATCGAAAAGATTGCCGAAGACGAATATACCCGTCGCCTGTAAGTAATCTATACACACAAAACCGGTGCGGGTCGTAATTGGGCACAATTCCCTTACGACCCGCACCGGTTTTACGTTATTCGTTAAGGCCCAGTTCCCGTTTTACGGCCGAGTAATCTGCCCAGTCGACATTTCTGGCCGCTCCTTTTGGCACTACAACCCACCGAAATTCGCCACAGACCGGTTGCCCGGCATCCTGCTGAAAACTAACAATACCCTTATCATTCATCGCATAATAGGTGAACGTAATCCGGTGGTTATTCACCATAACGGGTAATGGATAAACCTCATCTTCAGGTGAAGCCCGAAAAAATGCAACCACCAGCCCATCTTCAACCACCGAATTTGTAACGGCACTATCAATAAAGCCCGCAACGTTCATATCCGGTACTTTCCGATTAGTGGTCCAGGTATTGGATTCAATCATTACCCAGTCTGATACGGTTACCGATTGGTTTGTAGCTACGGTTTGGCTAGGCATCACGATTTCGGTCGATGATTCACAGGCACTCAAACTTAAGAGGCTTCCCAACACCAATAGGGCCACAACCCAATTCGCTCGCACTACTATCATAGTCAGCTTTTTCAGTCCAACGATTCAGCAACCGAAAATATTTTGTCTTGCTGGGCTTCAGGGATCTGATTATGGGTGGTTATAGTTGTGGCACGGTTCAGAACCGTGCCACAACTATAACTCTGTAAACAAACAAAAAGTCAATCCATTAGTAATTTACGGCAAGCGGAATCTGCTCAAAAACGACACCAGGGCGCTCCTGGTCAGACTGACCCTCATTTTTGAATGCTTTTCGAGGACGAATATTCAGTGTCTGGAACAGTTGCAGATCGGCATCTTCAGCGGGGTTTGGCGTGGTTAGCAGTTTATCCCCTGCGAAAATCGAGTTAGCACCAGCCAGAAAACAAAGAGCCTGCTCTTCGGTAGTCATCCGAACCCGGCCAGCCGACAGGCGTACCATCGCTTTCGGCATGATAATTCGGGCCGTAGCAATCATCCGAACCATTTCCCAAACCGATACCCGTGGTTGTTCTTCCAGCGGGGTTCCTTCTACCGGTACCAGCGCATTGACCGGGACCGACTCAGGGTGTTCAGGAAGCGTAGCCAGTGTGTGCAGCATACCAATCCGATCCTGATCCGATTCACCCATGCCGATAATGCCGCCCGAACAGACTGAAATCCCAGCTTTTCGAGCATGGCCAATGGTATCCAGCCGATCGTCGTACGTACGCGTAGTAATAATGTCGCCGTAAAACTCTTCGCTGGTATCGAGGTTGTGGTTATAGGCATACAGACCCGCATTTTTCAGTTTCTCGGCCTGACTTTCGGTCAACATACCGAGCGTACAGCATACTTCCAGCCCCATTTCGTTGACTCCGTGAACCATTTCGAGAACTTTGTCGAAATCACGATTGTCGCGTACTTCGCGCCAGGCAGCTCCCATGCAAAAGCGTGTACTGCCCGTATCTTTAGCCCGCTGTGCCGCTTCCAACACCTCGTCGACCTCCATAAGCTTATGCACTTTCACGTTGGTATGATAGCGGGCAGCCTGCGGACAATAAGCGCAATCTTCAGGGCATCCTCCTGTTTTAACCGACAGCAGGGTGCAAACCTGCACTTCCTGCGGATCGTGGTGCTGGCGATGTACAGTAGCAGCCCGGTATATCAGATCCAGTACGGGCGAATTATATATCTCGGTGATTTCGGCACGAGTCCAGTCAGTACGAAGAGCAGTCATATATGTAAAAATCATAAAAAGTCGTTAGTCAAAAGTAATGCATGAGATCAAGACCGACAAACCGGATCAGCTATTGACTTCCTCAAACTCGACGGCCCGCCGGAGACTAAAATACACAAAGACATACTCGTTAGGTACGCTGGCCGACAACTTATAAAATCAGCACAAGTGTTCCTCCAATTATTAGAGCCGCTCCTATTGCAGCTTTCCAGGTCAGTGTTTCACCCAATAGAACTACGGAAAGGAGTATAGCAAGGGCCACGCTAAGCTTATCGACGGCAGCCACTTGCGAAACCTTACCCAGTTGAAGCGCTTTGAAATAAAAAATCCAGGAAAATCCAGTTGCCAGCCCCGAACAAATCAAAAATGTCCAGTTTTTCTGGTTAAGAGCAGGCAACGTGTCGATACCGCCACGCCAAAACACCACTCCCCAGGCCACCAGCAAAATAACCACCGTTCGAATGGCGGTAGCTAAATCGCTATTGACCCCTTTGATCCCTATTTTCGCCAGAATTGCCGTCAGCGCAGCAAATAAGGCCGAAATTAATGCGTATACCCACCACATCATTAGCTATGCATCTCCGTTTATGCGTTATATATTTTTTGCTGGAGAGTCGACCTGTCAAACTAAAACTGAATATTCTGAAAAGAGCCGTTTTCCTCAGAACCACCTGGCAACTGGTTGCCTTTAATTTTCCTCACTTATCGATTTACTTTTTCTTACTTTGGCTCCGTTCAGACTTCCAAACTTATAACTGAGGGTTAGCCGAACACTGGAGTTATAAATATATTGTCGGAAATCCTGGTTAAACTGCGCAGAGTTCAATATGGATGTAAAGCGCATACCATGAGTCAGAAAATTTTCTGCTACAAAGCCTACACTTCCGCGTTTATTGGTAAAGCTTTTCCGAGCACCCAATGAATATTGAGCAAATCCGATTCGGTAGCCCTGCAGAGCGATGTCTTTGCCACGGTAACCCATATTCGCCTGCACAATCCAGCCTTTGTCCAATTGCAGTTGCGTGTCGAGTCGACCGCCCCAGCGGAATCCCTGATTACTGATCATGGCAGACACCCCGTTGATGTCCAGTGCCATTCCCTGAATAAAACGGTACATGATATCAATATTTGTATTGACACTCCAGCGGGGCAAAATAGTAAACGTTGCAAAAAGGTTAGTGCCATAGTTATATTCTTTCCCCAGGTTAGTAACCCGCGTCACAACGGCCCCCGCCAGCGTATCGGAACGTTGGCTAATGGATTGAATATCATCTCTATTGAGCCGGGTATAAAGCGAAAAATTCAAATATGTCTTCTTTAACTGGGTACTATAACCGATTTCGACCCTGTCAACCGTTTCCGGTTTAAGGTATGGATTACCCACTCTTATATTGAGCGGATTAGCCGTATTGAAGTTGGGGTTCAGATCATCAATAAACGGTCGGCGAATACGGCGGGTGTAGCCTAATTTCAGGCTGGAACTCTCCCCAATTTTCTGGGCCAGATTGAGACTGGGGAGCAATCGCCCATAGTCTGGAATAGAAATCGGACCCGGCTCCCCTGTCGATGTATTACCCGTTCGGGCCTGAATGCTGGTATATTCATAACGTAGTCCTGGCTTGATAACCAGATTACTGCGCGTTGTCAGGGTTGTTGACAAGTAAGCTGCGGCAATATTCTGATTGTAATCGAGCAGGCCGGATGGACGATCTGGATTAGAAGTAAACTCCGTTGTGGGGCCTGCTAAAAAATAGCTGTAGTCGCTGGTAACTTTCCGAAAGGTATTTTTAGCGCCAAATTCCACTTGAAGCCGTTTATTGATATACGTTTGATAATCGGCCTGTAAAATAAATTCCTGGTTGGTGGCAAAGTTCAGGTTTTTCTGGCGGCTGCTGATCTGGCCAACGGTATCCAATAGATTCGCTTCAAAATTATTGGTCAGGTGGCTCTGACTATACTGTGTCGAAAAGCTTAATTCTTTCCGGGAATCGTCACCTGCACCGGGATATGTATGTAAATAATCAAGGTTGACATCAATCGAATTGGATAGGTTCTGGGTGTTAACATCTCGCTTATTGGGCAGCGTCGTACTTTCGTTGCCAAGACTACTTGTTGTTTGATGTTGATCCTGGCTTAGATTTCGGATACCCAACCGAACTCCGCCGGTTAACGATTGATTCTTGGCCAGATCATAATCCAGGCCAAAGGCATATTGAGCAAAAGTCCCTTTATCAAAAGCATCGATGTGCTGACTGGTCCGAATCGGCGTGGCGCCCGATGCCAGAAACGTTGTCTGGTTCAAATCCGATGCAGATGGGTTGTAAATGACCCGGCCATTGCCATTCAGGTTAACCCCCAAGTTACCCTTTCGGAAGCTACCATTTAGCCCCAGCGTTGAATTACGATTGCCAGTACCACCGTCTACATCCAGGTGTAGACCCTGCAATGTATTTTTCTTGGTAATGATGTTGATAATTCCCCCGCTGCCTTCACCGTCATATTTAGCGGAAGGCGACGTAATTACTTCAACAGTTTTGATAAGGTCGGCTGGAATTTGCCGGAGTGCATCGGCCAGGTTGCCTGCCAGAATCGAAGACGGTTTGTTGTTGATCAGCACGCGCACGCTGGAGCTTCCCTGCAACGTGACATTGCCTGTCAAATCGACTGATAACATGGGGACCTTTTTCAGAATGTCGATGGCATCTCCGCCCTTGGCCGCTACATCACTATCTGCATTATAAATCAGACGATCTACTCTATCCTCTACCAATGCTTTTTTCCCGGCAACGGTCACCTCGTTTAGTGTGCGGGTACTGGCACTTAGTCGGATAACGCCCATATCTTTTACCTGTCCTTTAGCAATAACGACGTTATCGACAGTTTTGGCAGTATATCCTAAAAATGAGATAAGTAGTCGGTACGATCCCGCAGCTAACCGATTGAGTGTAAATTTACCTTTTTCATCGGCCACCGTCCCATCGATCAATTGACCAGTAAGGGCATCATACAACGCAACGTTTGCATACTCAACGGCTTTAGTCAACGTTGAATCTACGGCATAGCCCGTAATTTTAGCATTACCTTTTGGGAGAGCTTCTGAGGATGGTGAAGCAGGTCTGGCGGGGTCCGGTTGCGCCCCCTGTGCCTGAGCCAGTAATGGCCCTGCTAATAGTAAACAATACAATAGATAGAGAATAGAACGCATACAGATACTTAATTTTTCCCCGATTTATTGAACAAAGAGACAACCCATTCGAGCTATAACCCAACAAAAAAGGTCAGAAGCCCAAAATTTCCCGTCAAATCCCTGAATTTGCTTGCCGAACCATTTTACATCTTGTGGTCAGTTCCTCCAATTGTAGGTTACTCATGCCCCTCCATTAGGAAATGGCGAATAAAAGCCTCGAAATTCTTCTGCAAGACTCAGATATCGAACTTCTCCAGTTTGTTTCCTCGATATACATACACTTCATAGGAGCGCTGATGGAGACTGAATACTTCTTCCAGCACATATTTTTCTGCCCCCCTTGAAAGCGCCCTCACCTGAGCTTGTTTATCTGAAGGTAAATCGTTGAATACAATTGTATGTTCGAACTCAAACCCTTCGTCGTATTCGAATTCCAACGAGAATAATGTATTGCGCCATTGAAGCTGAGTAGTAGTACCATTTGCCAGTGGCGAGAAATCGAGTGCTACTGAATTTTTGGATATGACCTGTCCTGAAGCGTCAATAAATAGGCTTAACCCCGAAACAACCATAGCCGTGTACCCAATCTGTCGGAAGAACCGCTCGCTAAGTCGGGGCAGTAACCACGTCATCGCCCAGGACGAAGCCATGGCAGCTACGGCTACCAGCCCACCCACTGTTAACGCGCGGCTCGTCAGGAGGCCAAACGACGCATACAGTATCAACTTGATAGCATGGAGCACAATTTCATTGGCCGCTCTGGTAGCTACGATTTCTTCTTTTTTCAGGCCATAACGCAGATAAAAGCGGTTAAAGAGTAAACCTACCGCTCCTGTTAAACCCGATACAAATCCAGCCGCAGCCCCAATGAACGCCAGTACCCATTTAGGCATTGAAGGGGTTGTGTTTGCCCCGGCGGCCGGCCGAAAAATCTGGGGTAGATTCGCCATTAAGAATAAACCCATGAGCAGCTCCAGATACAACGGATTCAGATAGCTAAGTAACCGTGCTCCCAGCCAAACAGCAGGCAATGCCGCCGGTACGAACCAGACGACGATATCCCAGCGAATACGACTCCAAAACGCCAGGATTCGGGAAAAAGAACTGGACATGGTACCAATCGATAAGGCGGCTGGTACCTGAGCGCCGGGCAAGAGCGATCCCAGCATGGGTAGTAATAACAGCCCTGCTCCTCCGCCACAAACAGCACTTAATGAAAACGCGAACAAGGCAGAGATGACTACAAACAAATAAGGGAAGAACATAAGTTGAGTAATTCGAAGAAATGAGGAGCACAGGATCAGGTCAGGTATGTTGCCGCTGCCATTCCGACAGCACAATACCGACAAGGAGCCAGCAAGCACCTAACAGATACCCACCCAATACATCGCTCAAAAAATGCACACCTAAATAAATACGGCTGAAACCCACGGCCAGAATTAGAATAGCGGCCAATACACCAATCCGTACCGGATGATGGAGTCGATGACGGCCCCTCACCAGCCAGTATCCCAAAAGGCCGTACAAGGTCATCGCCGTGGCCGAGTGACCACTGGGAAAGGAATACCCCGTTTCTGGATAATAGGCTACCTGTTGCGGACGAGCTCGGCTAAACGTTCGTTTACCGAGCTGAACCGTGGTACCAACACCCGCCAGCATAACCCAAAGTATGATGATGTTCCGCTTTTTTTGCTGTCGGTATAGAAAAAAAGACCCGGCCAGCGTTAATCCTATAGTCATATAGAAAGAACCCAGCCAGGTAAGTGCATAAAGAATATGGCTGATTAGTGGGGTTCGGTTCCGAACGAGTCCCTGGGTAAACAGCGCGTCGATTTTGACCATCGGCTCCGATTTCACCAGGTTCTCCGCTATCTCGGACAATACCAGTACATTGCCTACTAGCAAACCCATCAGCACCGTCAGCGGAAGCCCCTGAAAATGATCGGTTGAAAGTCGACGGGCTACCCACTCAACTAACTTTGGGTAGTCACTAGCCCGCGATCCGCCATGTCGATATAAATACTGCCGAAGTTGCCTGGTTGTCATATCGCTACTGTACTCGCTAAGCGTGCGTTACAGCGACAAAGTAACAACAGCATTCTGAAGACACTCTGAAGTTTACCGTCAATCGGCTAAGGCCTATGGCTCTTCCTCAATAGTGGTTATTGACGAAAAACAGCCAGATTAGCACCTTTAGCCGTTGTTGAATCTGCCGCATAAACACTCCAGGTCCGGCACTGCGGGCGGCATTAGAAATGAGTTTTCGTTTACTGATCGGCCAATTATAGCTGACCGTAAAGCTCACTTCATACCAAACAACAAACGCATCAGTTTATAAGGCCGGATGACAAGCAGGTACAGAAAAATGCAAATGGCTAACGATGAAAAACTTACTACTAAAAATCCGTCGTAAACCCCAAGCTCCATTTGGGTAAGCACATAATACCCAACCATTACGATTACGGTCTGGTGCAGGATATAAAATGGATAAACAGCCTCATTTAGTTTGGGCAGAATGGGCTTTTCTCGCCATAACGGATTGGCATTCAGATAGCGGTAGCCATACCCAATTGTCATTAGTACCGAAAACCAGGTTAACCCAATGCTATTGAAACTGAAAAGCGTTCGGACTAACACCGTATCGTTGGCAGGGTCGAGCCCGAAAAAGGGCCTGGCTGCGTACAGTATGATCGTACAAACCAGGGTGCCCGCCAGAAAGTAACGACGCTGGTCGGCGATAGTCTGCCAGAAATTGCGACGACTGATCAGGATAAAACCAAGCCAGAACAGGATCAGATTTTTCATAAAATATGCCCAGTCGTTGATCAGCGCGTGGGTTTCATTCGGAAAAAAACCACCTAACACAACATCGTTGAGCAGCAGAAAACCAACCAGCCACATAGCCCCACCCGGTCGCGCAATTAGTTGGCCAATCCGATCAACAAACCGTTGCCCCTGCTTATTTTTCAGCCAGCGAAAAACAGGAATGCTGATTAACGAATACAAAAACAGATAGGCCACAAACCAAAGGTGGTGCCAGCTAAAAGCGCCCCCCGCACCCCCATCCTGATAAGGCTGAAAGTGAAACACATTGGGGTAGAATTCGCCGTAGCTCCCCGAAAAACGGCCGCGGAACAGCCACTCGAAATAAATTTGTGGCGGCACAACTACAAACATACCAAACACCAGCGGCACAAATAACCGCCGAACCCGCTCACCGGCATAAGCGCCATAAGAGCGTTTGCGCAATGCGAAATACGTTCCGGCTCCTGAAATGAAAAACAACAGGGGCATCCGCCACCGATGCAGCCACCGCATCACCAGTTCAAACTCGGGGCTGGTAGCTTTGCTTTGTACATGCCATCCCCACGAAACGTAGATCATACCGGTATGATAGAAGAGCAGGGTCAGTATGGCGATGACCCGCAACCAGTCGAGGTCGTAGCGCCGGAACGATATAGCCTCAACAGCCTTTGACTGCGCTCCCAACGAATCTGTTGTTTGTTGTTGTGTAGCAACCATCGATAATTTCTTTTTGTGATTGATGCCTCAAAATTCGGTTCCAAATGGCTTAAAAGGCTATTTTCCGATAATCATGAACTTCGTGCCGTTCGGCGCGAAGTTTAGCGCTACCCCGAGCGCATTGCCTATGGTAATCGATACGCCACTACATAATCTCCTAGTTTTGTGTTGAGCTTACCGTGTCCACCGGCCGCAATGACTACATACTGTTGCCCGTTGATCTGATAAGTCATTGGAGTGGCCTGGGCACTTACCGGCAGAGCTGCTTCCCAGAGCAGACTACCATCCTGCCGATTGAAAGCCCGCAAATGACCATCCAGGCTAGCCGCTACAAAGACAAGCCCGCCCGCCGTAACAACCGCTCCACCAAAATTCAGCGAACCCCATTGTTTTGCCTGTGGGTATTTCACGGGGTCCATCATATACCCCAACGGCACCTCCCAGGCCAGTGCGCTTTTTTGCAGATCGATTGCGACTAACGTTCCCCAGGGCGGAGGTGTCTGCATCAGAAAACCGCCTTCCCCTCCCTTAAACAGATAGCTACGTTTCAGCACATAGGGCGTTCCCGACTGCATCCCGGTTTCGGCCCGAAGCATCTCTTCATTGTTCTTGACCGATGCGGCCAACTGTTCTCTTGGCAAAATTCGTATGATAGCCGCCAGCCGGTTAACATTTGTAATGAGAAAGCCCGACTCTGGATCATAGCACATGCCTCCCCAGTGAATCCCCCCTACGTTGCCGGGTGTAATAACGCTCCCCTGCAAAGACGGTGGCGTAAATACGCCATCATAACGAAGTCCTTCTATCCGCTTCTGCGCAGCCGATTTATCGTCGGGCGTCATTCCCCACGTCTCCAGTTTCTGCAACCCCAGCAGCGGCAATGTTGCCGGAAACGGTTGTGTAGGCCAGGCTTCTTCGCCCGGAATGGTTGATTTAGGAACGGGGCGTTCGTCAACGGGCAATAGCGGCTTACCCGTTTCCCGATTTAAAATAAAAATATGGCCCATTTTAGTACCCACAGCCACCGCAGGAACCGGCTTTCCATTTTGCATAAATGTAAACAGGAGCGGCTGAGCAGCATTGTCGTAGTCCCATAAGTCATGGTGTACTGTCTGAAAATGCCAGACAACCTTACCCGTCGAAGCCCGAATGGCAACAATCGAGCTGGCGAACAGATTTTGCCCTAAGCGTTCGCCCCCGTAATAGTCGGGGCTAGGGCTGGTAGTGGGCACGAAAACCAGATCTCGCCCGGCATCGGCCGAAATCAGCGACCAGGCATTGGCCGCGCCCGTCCGATGCGCATCAGGACCTTGCCAGGTATCGAATCCAGGGTCTTTTTTCGAGCGCGGAATGGGGTCCCAACTCCATCGTAAAGCTCCAGTCAGGGCATCGTATGCCCGAACAACACCGCGCTCATTATTGAATCGCTGATTGTCGCCCATCGACGACCCTACCACAATGGTATTGCCAATAACGGCCGGTGGCGATGTAACACTAATGTTGCCGATTCCCTGTCGCAAGTCGACGCTTCCAGCTTTCCCAAACTCAGAAATCGGCTTGCCAGTAGCGGCATCGAGCGCAATCAGTCGACCATCCAGTGTGGCTACAAAGATCCGCTTACCGGTGGTTGACGAAGCTTGCTTATCGGTTGAGGCAGGCCAGACCGAAACACCTCTGGAAGTTATCTCTGATAAATCCTGACGCAGGTACACATCCGGGTCGTATTCCCATTTCTGTTTTCCTGAAGCAGCATCTATAGCAAACACGCGTGAGGTTGGTGTACTAAAAAAAAGCGTACCATCCACCATGATGGGCGTTGCTTCGAAAGCCGCTTTTTCGTGAGCGTAGGTCCCTTTGTAATGCTCCAGTTCACCCGTTCGAAACGTCCAGGCTACGGTTAGTTGTTTAACGTTAGTAGTATTGATCTGCTTCAGTGGGGAAAACCGCATTCCTCCGGCATCATTTCCGTAGGCAGGCCACTCGACAGAACCGGATGGCTGAGCCCCGGCCGATGAATAGAGCAGTATGATAAGCCCTGCAAGGATCGTGGTTCTAAGAAAATTCGGTAAACAATTCAGGAATGATGGCATAAGTGGGTCTGTATTGATTGACAGCCCAAAATTCGACCCTACAGCCCAAAAACCGCTATTTGCCGATAACCTCGAAGTTCATCCCGGTCGGCACGAAGTTTTCTGGCAAGCTAAACTGAGTCGAACGGTTGCTAACCTCTGCCCAATTACTTAGCAACTGTTAGTGCTTCCTTAAAAGCAGCTACAATCTGGTCGTTGGAACGGTTTAACAGACTATCGTTCACCATCAGTCTGGTCGTATTATCGACCATATTTCTGGCCAAGGCAATCCGATGCTTTTGCCAAAGCGAATCGATCAGTTTCGATGCATTCACGTTTGCTGCCAGCTTTAAACCGGCTATGTTCGTACCGTTTTCCAATGGAGTGATGGTAATGCCGGGAAGTTGATTTAAGGATGAAAACAACTGTTTCGACTGAGTGGCCATTTTTTTAAACCGATCATCGATCCCGTTCAAGTGATGGAGCGCCATAGCCGCGCTGACCCAGTTCATGTAAATAACTCCTCCGTGTACTTTCGCCAGATGCTCCATCCGATCGATAATTGCTTTAGGGCCACAGAGCATGGCACCACCGGGCGCACCGAGGTATTTGTACAGCGAAATGTAAATGGTATCGAAATGAGACGCATATTCGGCCACCGACGTACCCGAAAATGCAGCCGCCAAATGAATACGGGCACCATCCAGATGCAGTTTATAGCCCTTTTCCCGGCAATATGTGGAAATGCGTTTGATTTCGCTAATCGGTACATATTGCCCATCACAACGTCGAACCGGATTCTCGATCGATACAGCCCCGAACCCACTCCTGAATACTTCGCCCTGTAAATGATCTTCTATTGACTGTTGTAATTCTTCCAGCGTAAAGAATGCTTTTTCAGAGGCCAGCGGAATCAATCGTTTACTAAACACCGACTGAGCCGCATCTCCTTCATCGCGATAGACATGGCTGGTTTCCTGAACGAAAACTTTCGTATTCTCACCACTTAGCACCGAAATTGCCAGTTGATTGGCCAGGGTGCCCGATGCCAGGTAGATCGCTGCTTCTTTACCCGTCATCTCCGCAAAGGCTTTCGTCAATTGATCGATACTGCCCCCTTTTCCG harbors:
- the bioB gene encoding biotin synthase BioB, yielding MTALRTDWTRAEITEIYNSPVLDLIYRAATVHRQHHDPQEVQVCTLLSVKTGGCPEDCAYCPQAARYHTNVKVHKLMEVDEVLEAAQRAKDTGSTRFCMGAAWREVRDNRDFDKVLEMVHGVNEMGLEVCCTLGMLTESQAEKLKNAGLYAYNHNLDTSEEFYGDIITTRTYDDRLDTIGHARKAGISVCSGGIIGMGESDQDRIGMLHTLATLPEHPESVPVNALVPVEGTPLEEQPRVSVWEMVRMIATARIIMPKAMVRLSAGRVRMTTEEQALCFLAGANSIFAGDKLLTTPNPAEDADLQLFQTLNIRPRKAFKNEGQSDQERPGVVFEQIPLAVNY
- a CDS encoding EamA family transporter, which gives rise to MWWVYALISALFAALTAILAKIGIKGVNSDLATAIRTVVILLVAWGVVFWRGGIDTLPALNQKNWTFLICSGLATGFSWIFYFKALQLGKVSQVAAVDKLSVALAILLSVVLLGETLTWKAAIGAALIIGGTLVLIL
- a CDS encoding TonB-dependent receptor: MRSILYLLYCLLLAGPLLAQAQGAQPDPARPASPSSEALPKGNAKITGYAVDSTLTKAVEYANVALYDALTGQLIDGTVADEKGKFTLNRLAAGSYRLLISFLGYTAKTVDNVVIAKGQVKDMGVIRLSASTRTLNEVTVAGKKALVEDRVDRLIYNADSDVAAKGGDAIDILKKVPMLSVDLTGNVTLQGSSSVRVLINNKPSSILAGNLADALRQIPADLIKTVEVITSPSAKYDGEGSGGIINIITKKNTLQGLHLDVDGGTGNRNSTLGLNGSFRKGNLGVNLNGNGRVIYNPSASDLNQTTFLASGATPIRTSQHIDAFDKGTFAQYAFGLDYDLAKNQSLTGGVRLGIRNLSQDQHQTTSSLGNESTTLPNKRDVNTQNLSNSIDVNLDYLHTYPGAGDDSRKELSFSTQYSQSHLTNNFEANLLDTVGQISSRQKNLNFATNQEFILQADYQTYINKRLQVEFGAKNTFRKVTSDYSYFLAGPTTEFTSNPDRPSGLLDYNQNIAAAYLSTTLTTRSNLVIKPGLRYEYTSIQARTGNTSTGEPGPISIPDYGRLLPSLNLAQKIGESSSLKLGYTRRIRRPFIDDLNPNFNTANPLNIRVGNPYLKPETVDRVEIGYSTQLKKTYLNFSLYTRLNRDDIQSISQRSDTLAGAVVTRVTNLGKEYNYGTNLFATFTILPRWSVNTNIDIMYRFIQGMALDINGVSAMISNQGFRWGGRLDTQLQLDKGWIVQANMGYRGKDIALQGYRIGFAQYSLGARKSFTNKRGSVGFVAENFLTHGMRFTSILNSAQFNQDFRQYIYNSSVRLTLSYKFGSLNGAKVRKSKSISEEN
- a CDS encoding sulfite exporter TauE/SafE family protein, which codes for MFFPYLFVVISALFAFSLSAVCGGGAGLLLLPMLGSLLPGAQVPAALSIGTMSSSFSRILAFWSRIRWDIVVWFVPAALPAVWLGARLLSYLNPLYLELLMGLFLMANLPQIFRPAAGANTTPSMPKWVLAFIGAAAGFVSGLTGAVGLLFNRFYLRYGLKKEEIVATRAANEIVLHAIKLILYASFGLLTSRALTVGGLVAVAAMASSWAMTWLLPRLSERFFRQIGYTAMVVSGLSLFIDASGQVISKNSVALDFSPLANGTTTQLQWRNTLFSLEFEYDEGFEFEHTIVFNDLPSDKQAQVRALSRGAEKYVLEEVFSLHQRSYEVYVYRGNKLEKFDI
- a CDS encoding phosphatase PAP2 family protein, whose protein sequence is MTTRQLRQYLYRHGGSRASDYPKLVEWVARRLSTDHFQGLPLTVLMGLLVGNVLVLSEIAENLVKSEPMVKIDALFTQGLVRNRTPLISHILYALTWLGSFYMTIGLTLAGSFFLYRQQKKRNIIILWVMLAGVGTTVQLGKRTFSRARPQQVAYYPETGYSFPSGHSATAMTLYGLLGYWLVRGRHRLHHPVRIGVLAAILILAVGFSRIYLGVHFLSDVLGGYLLGACWLLVGIVLSEWQRQHT
- a CDS encoding acyltransferase family protein, with amino-acid sequence MVATQQQTTDSLGAQSKAVEAISFRRYDLDWLRVIAILTLLFYHTGMIYVSWGWHVQSKATSPEFELVMRWLHRWRMPLLFFISGAGTYFALRKRSYGAYAGERVRRLFVPLVFGMFVVVPPQIYFEWLFRGRFSGSYGEFYPNVFHFQPYQDGGAGGAFSWHHLWFVAYLFLYSLISIPVFRWLKNKQGQRFVDRIGQLIARPGGAMWLVGFLLLNDVVLGGFFPNETHALINDWAYFMKNLILFWLGFILISRRNFWQTIADQRRYFLAGTLVCTIILYAARPFFGLDPANDTVLVRTLFSFNSIGLTWFSVLMTIGYGYRYLNANPLWREKPILPKLNEAVYPFYILHQTVIVMVGYYVLTQMELGVYDGFLVVSFSSLAICIFLYLLVIRPYKLMRLLFGMK
- a CDS encoding pyrroloquinoline quinone-dependent dehydrogenase; the encoded protein is MPSFLNCLPNFLRTTILAGLIILLYSSAGAQPSGSVEWPAYGNDAGGMRFSPLKQINTTNVKQLTVAWTFRTGELEHYKGTYAHEKAAFEATPIMVDGTLFFSTPTSRVFAIDAASGKQKWEYDPDVYLRQDLSEITSRGVSVWPASTDKQASSTTGKRIFVATLDGRLIALDAATGKPISEFGKAGSVDLRQGIGNISVTSPPAVIGNTIVVGSSMGDNQRFNNERGVVRAYDALTGALRWSWDPIPRSKKDPGFDTWQGPDAHRTGAANAWSLISADAGRDLVFVPTTSPSPDYYGGERLGQNLFASSIVAIRASTGKVVWHFQTVHHDLWDYDNAAQPLLFTFMQNGKPVPAVAVGTKMGHIFILNRETGKPLLPVDERPVPKSTIPGEEAWPTQPFPATLPLLGLQKLETWGMTPDDKSAAQKRIEGLRYDGVFTPPSLQGSVITPGNVGGIHWGGMCYDPESGFLITNVNRLAAIIRILPREQLAASVKNNEEMLRAETGMQSGTPYVLKRSYLFKGGEGGFLMQTPPPWGTLVAIDLQKSALAWEVPLGYMMDPVKYPQAKQWGSLNFGGAVVTAGGLVFVAASLDGHLRAFNRQDGSLLWEAALPVSAQATPMTYQINGQQYVVIAAGGHGKLNTKLGDYVVAYRLP
- a CDS encoding beta-eliminating lyase-related protein yields the protein MFNRRTFLRLSGLTAASDFSYKSLLNSLDPEPVRFVGDGPMYSPEQCIAKLQEINKNHPIERDAYGKGGSIDQLTKAFAEMTGKEAAIYLASGTLANQLAISVLSGENTKVFVQETSHVYRDEGDAAQSVFSKRLIPLASEKAFFTLEELQQSIEDHLQGEVFRSGFGAVSIENPVRRCDGQYVPISEIKRISTYCREKGYKLHLDGARIHLAAAFSGTSVAEYASHFDTIYISLYKYLGAPGGAMLCGPKAIIDRMEHLAKVHGGVIYMNWVSAAMALHHLNGIDDRFKKMATQSKQLFSSLNQLPGITITPLENGTNIAGLKLAANVNASKLIDSLWQKHRIALARNMVDNTTRLMVNDSLLNRSNDQIVAAFKEALTVAK